The Hornefia porci genome contains the following window.
TTTTTCATTAAAGCCCTTCGCCGCATTGACCGCATCCTGACCGGTCAGCGCGTCCACCACCAGCAGAATCTGGTGAGGCTTTACTTTTTCCTTGATGTTCTGCAGCTCCTGCATCAGCTCTTCGTCGATCTGCAGACGGCCGGCGGTGTCAATGATCAGGACGTTATAGCCCTTTCTCTCCGCCTCTGCTCTGGCATCGTTGGCGATCTTTACCGGATCCTGGCAGCCGCGGTCAGTGTAAACCGGGGTTCCGCAGGCCTTTCCCACCACCTCCAGCTGATCGATCGCCGCCGGACGGTATACGTCGCAGGCCGCAAGCATAGGCTTCTTCCCCGATTCCTTCAGGTAGTTGGCCAGCTTGCCGCAGGTGGTCGTCTTACCGGTACCCTGAAGGCCCGCCATCATAATGGTCGTAAAGCCTGTCGGCGAATAACTGAGCTTGACGTTCTCGCCACCCATCAGCTCCGTAAGCTGCTGATCGACGATTTTAATCACCTGCTGCGCCGGAGTCAGACTCTTCATGACCTCCTCGCCCAGGCATTTCGCCTTGACATCCGCCACGAATTCCTTCACGACCTTGAAGTTGACGTCCGCTTCCAGCAGGGCCAGCTTGACCTCGCGCATCGCCGCGTCGATGTCCTTCTCTGTCAGAACGCCCTTCCCCTTCAGGTGCTTAAAGGTATTCTGTAATTTATCCGATAAACTCTCAAATGCCATCTCATGCCCTTTCCAGTTCCCCCAGAAGCTTCCGGAGCTCTGTAAGTCTCTTTCGCGCGAGCGGATCTCTTCCGCAGTCCTCTGCGAGCTCCGCAACGATTCCGAGCGCCTGCTCACAGGTGCTCCGCAGCGCGGTCATATGCGCCACCATTCCAAGCTTCCGCTCGTAGTCCGCCAGCTGCCGTTCCGCGCTTTTCAGAGAATCGTGCACCGCGGCTCTGGAGATCCCGAAGTTTTCCGCGATCTCTGCCAGGGAAAGATCCTCCTCGTGATAGAGTTCCATGACCCGGCGTTTCTTTTCTGTCAGGAGGTTTCCGTAGAAATCGAACAAAAGACTTTCCTTTGCTATCTCATTCATCCCGCATCCTCCGTTCGCCGTATTAACGGGATCCGCGCCTTTCACCCCTGCGGAGAAGGCGCCCGGGGACACTCCGCCCCCTTTCCACGTTACCTGACCAATATAACACAGGCTGCAGTCAGTGTCAAGTATTTTTGCTTAACATCCTCTTCCTGACATCATCTCCGTATCCGGGACAGCCTCCGCTCCCGCATCCGATGATGAGCCGCTTTATTTTCGTACCTGGGACAGATAGGTGATCGTGAAGGTCTGATTCTCCTGCATCACCGATTTCAGCGCCGCAAGCTCCGAAACGCCGGATGTGTTTCCGCTTCCCAGCACCCTGCTCAGGCTCTCACTCAGAAGGCTCTGCAGAAATCCGGTATTCTCGTCGTATTCGATTTGCTTCGCCTTCACAGCGGAGCTCATCTTATAACGGGCCTTCATATCAGCGACTGCCTCTTCATAGGTTCCGATCTGATCAACCAGTCCCAGCTTCTTCGCCTGCTTCGCGGTATAGATTCTGCCGTCCGCAAGCTTCCGAACCTTCTTCAGGCTCATATTCCGTCCTTCTGCCACGATGCCGGTGAACTGGTCATATGCCTCGTCCACCAGACTCTGCAGAATTTTCTTTTGTTCCCCGGTCA
Protein-coding sequences here:
- the ffh gene encoding signal recognition particle protein, whose protein sequence is MAFESLSDKLQNTFKHLKGKGVLTEKDIDAAMREVKLALLEADVNFKVVKEFVADVKAKCLGEEVMKSLTPAQQVIKIVDQQLTELMGGENVKLSYSPTGFTTIMMAGLQGTGKTTTCGKLANYLKESGKKPMLAACDVYRPAAIDQLEVVGKACGTPVYTDRGCQDPVKIANDARAEAERKGYNVLIIDTAGRLQIDEELMQELQNIKEKVKPHQILLVVDALTGQDAVNAAKGFNEKLDVDGIIMTKMDGDARGGAALSARKVTGKPILFLGTGEKYNALEAFHPDRMASRILGMGDLLSLIENAERDYDEAKAEKQLERLKKNQFTLEDFLEQMGEVKRMGGIGKILEMMPGVSSRQMQNVNLDESEKEFRQYEAIIYSMTKEERQDPSILNASRRKRIAAGCGLPVSRINTLIKRYEETKKMLKQFSRPGAMKKNRMLRGLF
- the ylxM gene encoding YlxM family DNA-binding protein is translated as MNEIAKESLLFDFYGNLLTEKKRRVMELYHEEDLSLAEIAENFGISRAAVHDSLKSAERQLADYERKLGMVAHMTALRSTCEQALGIVAELAEDCGRDPLARKRLTELRKLLGELERA